The region TACGACAAAACCACAGCCTTCTGGGTTCTAATTATTACTTTCGCATTACTTTGCCAGTCTTTGAGGAGCTCGAAAATGTCGCACTCACGAGAGGAGTTCATACATATAGCGGAGGTGACCGCAACGGTTCTCCTTGACCTCGAAATATTAATCAGatttgctgctggctggaggGGATTTCTACGGAGCTGGCGCAACATTTTTGACCTCTTCCTAGCAGTTGCAACAACAATCATACTTATCCCACCAATTCCGAGCACTCGGGCATATTCATGGCTCACCGTGTTCCAAATTGTTCGAGTGTACAGAATCGTACTGGCGATTCCTGTTACTCGAAAGCTCATTCTTCTTGTGCTTGGAAACGCGGCCGGTATTGCAAATTTGATGCTGTTTGTGTTCCTGATGACTTTTCTGGTCGCAATTTTTGCAGCACAACTTTTTCGGGGCCAGATTCCCCAGTATGATGACGGAGGCGAACTGAACAGGATATCGTTTTTCACGATTTACAACTCGTTTCTAGGAATGTATCAGATCCTATCAAGCGAGAATTGGACCGATATTTTGTACTCGGTAACTTCGCACACAAAGCGGTTCAACACTGCTTGGGTTGGCGCGATGTTTCTTATAGGCTGGTTTATCCTTTCTTTTTTCATTTTGATCAATATGTTCATTGCGGTTATCCAAGAGAATTTTGACGTCTCCGAAGACGAGAAACGACTGGAACAAGTTAAAGCTTTCCTGCAGAGGAAAGAGCTTGGACACAACCCTAGTAATCTGTCATTATCAACAATTTTTAGCCTGGGGAAGTCTCGCCGGCGCCGGGACCCTTTAGATTACGGCCCTGCGATGATGGAAATGCTTCTCAAGGATGCTGTGGTTCGAGACTTCCTTGACGATGAAGGTTCAGATGAACTTCACGAAAACGGACCCGTCATGCCACAGCGAAGCACAACTACTCTATTTGGTACTGACGTCCAACCAAGCGTGATTGCAAAATTCTGGAAGCGATTTTTGAACAAGGTCAAACACAAGGAGCCAAATCCTTTTTACTCGAATATCCGATTTGACGGTGCGAATGAAACACTCGACCCACGGCAAATGGCTCGACAAGCTGTTTCTGCGACGTCTGCTAGAAGGAAAGCCCAAAGGGAGTATCTCTCTCGGCACCCGCGATACAACACTTCTTTGTATATCTTCAAGCCCAAACATCCTCTTCGCAGGCTCTGTCAGAAATTAGTCGGCCCTGCGAGAGGATTCGAGCGATTCGATGGTGTGCAGCCGAATAAGATAGCGTGGTATATCTTCTCTGCTCTAGTGTACGCTATCGTCGTGGCAATGGTGATTTTGGCCTGCGTCACTACCCCACTTTACCAGAAGGAATACAGAGAGAAGCACCCTTTGAGTACCTGGAATTGGTACGTCTGGACTGATTTGGCATTCACGTCAGTCTTTACCATCGAGGCTGCCATCAAAGTAATCGCAGACGGGTTATTTTGGACTCCAAACGCATACATGCGTAGTTCCTGGGGCATGATTGATGGCATCGTCCTTGTGACATTGTGGATCAATGTGATAACGCTTTTGATCAACGACGGAGCCATATCGAGGGCTGTTGGCGCGTTCAAAGCTTTGCGAGCACTGCGATTACTGAATGTCAGCGACAGCGCTAGAGACACATTCCATTCCTTGATCATTGTTGGCTGGTGGAAGCTGATAGGAGTACGTGTTGATCCTTTCGGATTTCATTCAAATGCAGCGTATGAACGTCTAGAGATGCTAATGTTTCGACTCAGGCTGCACTAATTTCAATCTCCTTGCTAATCCCATTTGCCATATATGGCTTGAATCTCTTCAGTGGCCTGATGGTTGCTTGTAGCGACTCTAGTGCTGGTGACAGTCTAAATGCATGTTTCGGCGAATATAACAGCACTCCTTTCGATAACAACTGGCCAATGCTAGCTCCCCGCGTTGCGTCCAATCCCTacttcaactttgacgactttgGATCGTCTCTCTTCACTTTGTTTCAAATTGTTAGCCAGGAGGGTTGGACTGACGTCTCATTTGCGGCTCAAGCCATCGTGGGTAGAGGGATGCAGCCTCAGGACCTGGTGGCCCAGGGTAATGCGCTTTTTTTCGTTGTTTTCAATCTCTTAGCCACAGTTTTTGTCCTTACTCTGTTTATATCCGTTTTCATGAGGAATTATACCGAACAAACGGGAGTCGCCTTCCTCACTGCAGAACAGCGGTCGTGGCTGGAGCTTCGCAAGTTATTACGTCAGATATCACCGTCGAAAAGCTCGTACAGCGAAAGTGAGAAGAGTTGGAAGAAATGGTGCCACAAAAGAGCTATTGAGAAGCGTGGAAAATGGTATCAGGCCATTACCATCGTGCTGGTGTTTCATACTCTGTTGCTAATGACGGAATTCAGCTCAGAGCCATTCTGGTGGACTAAAACTAGAGAGGTCATGTTTTTGATCTTCATTTTGACCTATCTCAGCAACATTGCTATTCGAATCACCGGGCTCGGATGGACTCGTTTCCGGAAAAGTTCTTGGGATCTTTATTCACTTCTCGCAGTTTCCGGGGCATTCGTGGCTACGATGGTACTAATGATTGCAGACGCCAGAGCTGATGCGTCAGTTCAATTGCACAAATTCTTTCTAGTTGCCATCGTGTTGCTCCTGATACCGCGGAATGATGCCCTGGATCAATTATTCAAGACAGCCGCAGCAAGTTTGACAACTATAGGCAATCTATTGGCGACCTGGCTAGTTTGCTTTCTCGTCTTTGCAATTGCAATGACACAGGCATTCAGCCTTACACGATTTGGAGACAATGAGACAAGCGATATTAACTTCCGCAGTGTTCCCAAGGCTCTTATTCTTTTGTTCAGGATGAGCTTGGGGGAAGGTTGGAACCAGATCATGGAAGACTATGCCGAGATCCGCCCGCCCCTCTGTGTTGAAGAGCGCAAGTTCTTTGACAGCGACTGTGGCAGCAAAGCGTGGGCCCGTTTTCTATTCGTCGCTTGGAATATCATCAGCATGTACATTTTCGTCAATCTATTTGTGTCTCTTATTTATGAAAGCTTCAGCTACGTCTACCAACGGTCCAGTGGTATGGCAGTTGTTGACCGAGACGAGATAAGGCGATTCAAAGAAGCGTGGCGAAGTGTGGATCCTGCGGGAACAGGCTTCATATCCAAAGAGTTATTCCCGCGATTGTTGGGAGAGCTTTCAGGCGTATTTCAGATGCGAATTTACCAGCCCGAGGACTCAATTGGGCAAATATTGGAGGACGTGCGCGATGACTCGAAATCCACGCGGCACATGTCGATTGCTACGACGAACTTTTACAATGATATCGACATAAACAAGCTCAATCAGAGATTAGCTAAGCTGGACGTGGAAAAAGTTCGTGAGCGTCGCCGCAGATATAAAATATTCTTTGGAGAAGTGCTGGTATCAGCGGACCCAGACAGGGGTATCGCGTTCACGGATGTTTTGTTAATTCTTGCTCACTATAACATCATCAATGACAGCAAGAGCTTAAAGTATGACGATGCCCACGGATCTCCCTAACTCAAGGCTACGCTAATCTTATTGCTTAGGCTGGAAGAATTTTTGCGGCGCCGAGCTCGACTCCAACGTGTGGATGAAGAAATACGGCGGAAGGTTGTCCAGGGCTTTTTCGATACGCTGTAAGTCGTAGCCTACATAAAGCAAAGACATTGACAACGCTGGGGGGTGCGCAACGATGTGAGCTAACTTCAGTCTTCTAAGATACTGGTCGAGAAAATTTAAGAAGCATATGGAGAAAAAGCACGCGTCCCGCATGTCGGCGATTCCACAGCTGACAATCCCGCATATTTTGGTAGATGAACCCAGTGGTGGGTTTATGAAGGATCAAGGGAAGGATGCAGCATCTGAAGACCAGCCGCGATGGACGCAGCTCAGCGTGGGCGAAGGAACGGGGCATTATACCGAAACAGGTCAGACAGACCTGAGTCTTCACGACACCACGTATCAGCATCCTCTTACATACCCCCGGTCATCACAAACTTcagctcctcgtcaaggCAGTACGTCTGGATTCAGCTTTGAACTTTACGAGCCAGAAGTGCACAATCAAGAGGCATCCCACACAAACAATCGCGGCAGCGCGGTAAGTCCAACCGAAGCCCAGGATATGCTTGATGATTCTGTGTGGATGGAGAGCATCAGACGGAGTGCGACATTGCGGAGACCGGATAGAGGTTCATACCGATTTGGAGACCTCGGGTGAAGAACAACCCCGTAGCATACTCCGTGCTTCAGACGGGCGGCATTGACTTGCAAAGTTGGATAGTCCTtatgggatgggatgggatgggaggATGACGCCGAGCTGCCCATTGATCTACAGAACAGGCATGAAGGAGCAATTGATACTAGgggacaagaagcagagtCAGAGTTTAATGATTAATGGTATAAACATAGAAAACGGCGTTGTGCTATTAGCCTGGGCAAGCATTGCCCGCAAATAAAACGGAGGGAAAGAAGTCATCTCTCTGTTAAGTACCATCCACTCAATGGGAAGCCTTCCTAAGCCATTTAAGAACGTAGAACAACTGATCAAGCTTTGACCTCGCGCACGACAACTTGTCTCTGGAGCGAACTTTGCGGTTACTCCGAGTAGCTCAACTGAGATGCATGTGACTTCTTCACCGTAATATTTGGATTGTCACGCTGCAGCTGAAAACTCTTCTCTTACACGAGCGGGCTGACATTGCATTCGGGTGTACGGAGCATATCTGGGTGCTTAGTCTCCATGCATCTCACACGggcttgttggtgttgatgcgAGGTGGTGCAGCGGTGTTTCAGTTTTTGAGCATCCGAAGGAGCTCGCCCAGAGGCCCTCGCGTGAATTGTCTCACGAATGCAGGGCGACCCTGAAACATTACGGGCGGCATGACACTAGGCTGCTTCACATCTCCACGAATGGCAAGCTGGAACAATACGTCTCGATGTGCGGAGTAAAGGGATACAACCTTGACATGGTTTGCGATTTATTGGTTACAACCCGATGTATTCTAAAGCCAAATTGATACTGGGTATGACATTTGTGCTCCCCTTTGTATGAAGGGCACTCCCTCCGGCGTTGAATGTCAGGCTATGTGGCCAGGGGTGATGCCCTAACTCGCCCAGGCTGTCGAATCGAGGAACCTACCTTCAGTCATTTGATTTTATTGTTGAGGGAAGTGTCCATAGCTTGATGCCAAGTGCTGGGCTGAGTGCGATGGCGGCGACTCGTACGAAACCGACTTGCGTTAATAAGCGGTTTCTCCCTGCTTCCTTTTATCTTGTCGTTCCATTAATTTTGAACCCAATGAATTCCATCTGGATGGCGGTAGGATAGAGAGAAAGTCTATCAAAGGCCAGCGAGGAGCTGCTCAATTTTATTACATTCTTGTCGGGTGGTGAGGCATCCTTCGGTCGCTCCAGAGCTTGCGAGGCATTTCGAGCACAAAGGCATCAAATGCACGCATATATATCGGATACAGCGACTTCTTGCCTTCATCAACAGCATTACTGAAATGCATGCAATTTCAAAGTTCTCAAAGTCAGACTCTTCGTCGAAACCTCACGGTCGCAAGTTCACAAAATTGGTGCAGTCCAGCACAATTCTTGCTCCTCGTTCATAGCAAACACTCCCACATCTTACCTACTATCCTCGCTGGCGAGAATATCACTTAGTATACGGCCGCAAGATCGGTACTAACTATGGCAACTTCCTTTCGATTCCGGTCTTCTTCCGATTCGGATTGTCGACCCCGGAGTCGCAGGGTTTCAATCAGATCATGGCTATCAACTACTTCGTCGCAAGACTGCCCTCAGAGGGAGACGCCGTTCCACATTATACCCTCAACAGAAGCCTCTATCAACAATATAATATCCAGGCAGACATCTCTGGCAATACTAGAAGAAGAGAGGCGATGCTTTCCTAACGGGCTAAGCGTTTTGGAGCCCCGCCCTGTGGTGTATTGGAGAAGCGTCGAGGAGAGAATTCACTCAGGATCATGTTAACGACCAACTCCCTGCGGCTGGCCGCACATGGACGATTAGGGTCTCCATTGCATCATTCACGTAGGAGCCCGGGCGTACCTTTCAGCATTGTTCTTCTCACCGCGGGTTATCCAGACATCGAAAATGCTTTGTCCCTTCGGGCAAAGGACTCTAGATTGCTGCCATATCTTCAATTTCCCACTAAGGGGTATTTTGTCTCAGAACGATCGATGGCGGCTAGGACTTCGAAAATGCATGAATCCTCAAAACAATTTTGGTTATAATTAATACAAGGGAATCTTAAGTCCAGATGTTCCTAAGTCTTTCAAACCTCGCCCTGACATGATACGCGTGGCCGAGCATCAGGTTCCAGATGTCCTAACCTATGAATACTCGTCTCATGCAGTCACTGAACACCTAGACGCCTCCGTCAAGGACAAGCATGCTCGGCGAGCATTGAATGTCAATTGCCTACCTAGGCACCTAGCTACTTAGGGAGGTAGGGGGAGGTAGCCATGGCCGGTGGAAATCTTTGAAGGCGTAACCCAGCACTTCGAATATTCAAAATCAAAAGGTGTCAGGTCTGCAAGTTATACCAAGGGTGCATCTGAAGTGAATTCTCCAGAAGAGTTAAGCTTGACCGTTCAGTTTTCCGACTCCCAATCCTTGATGTGCAAGAGCAATGTATCGGTGCTCTGGCCGTTGTCCAACGTTGCAACAACCAGCCACCAGTCTCAAAATATAATTAGCTCTGGCCCAATTCCCTGACAGGGATGATGATAGCCGTAGCCGCTGCCGTAGCCACTCTCTACGACCAAGATATTGGTCCCTTGCCTGCGGTGTCGAAGCAGGGTTCAAATATTGCCAGGTGGCTTGTTGGGTTGCTACATGCCAATACCAAACGTGGAAGGATAGTTGATCTTTCTCCGCAGAATGGAAGGCTTGGAATACAAAAGATGGAGTGATATAAACAACCACCCAAGCGACGAATATCGCGTACACCAGTGGTCTTACTATTTGCAGGTAATAACACAAGCATCATCCAAGGAGCCTCCTcgatgtactccgtacatgagCAGCTGTCCGACGTTTGATGTCTTCAGTATCCCCAAATGACCTTGATACTTTGATTGTCCCAAGGTCCCTCAGAGGACATCGAGATATTAAATACAGATCCACACTCGAAAGACCAAAAGAGCCACGGTACTCCGTAAGTTATCACAAGTACCTACGTAGGAATTCAAGTTTAAAGGTGTGGCGTTGTAGGACCTAGAAGTTCTCTCGTCTGCTTCAAGCACGGCGATGTGACCGCTCCCAAACTTAGAAGGCAGCT is a window of Pochonia chlamydosporia 170 chromosome 5, whole genome shotgun sequence DNA encoding:
- a CDS encoding calcium channel subunit Cch1 (similar to Neosartorya fischeri NRRL 181 XP_001264658.1) — encoded protein: MASNHSESSQSRRRQSIPLQDLLLPPTGNAADGPVYGLYREDGSDQSHNSRQPGVTDSIPSKSTYWYTSQNESDDGLGSGSPIDASILQAALPPDFRSSLPDEHGHASRPVNTFEGPAYMEEPTATDYDDSDRIPLTAGAQPISGSLSADNHDPNIRNSFQTVSEFGSSPTKNRLSDNSGHHVQSYETSRGRQQSYGGKLDPGEYRVSRSTSPSGALLRAGSIVRAMSQRVVNISGESELLDHRATTQQSRSPRTSRHERERSPAMSMLVDTSYPSQTAQLAPEKVDAVDQSYLSPSGGPPPNPLKGHSLGIFSPQSQIRLSLCSLLVNPYTEPSILILIVLQTILLAVESGPNVFLAGNERPAQWGKHTIDWIMLGLFIVFTLELIARIIVSGFFLNAAEYSTIDRQKGIRAAIVEQYRTAFRPQRQKSVKGSSQIEPQHSTISRSLTTMMQGPNTLPSTIEDQQRYQLARRAFLRHSFNRLDFVAVVSFWIAFILGITRIESGHHIYVFKMLSCLRILRLLALTHGTAIILRSLKKAAPLLVRIAFLVVFFWLLFAIIGIQSFKSSLKRQCVWLDPSDPKNISASYTNEMQFCGGYLDNSTGRTLPWVKFGASKSLDGLVDGARDGKGFICPRGSICLQQHNPFNGTVNFDNIANSLELVFVIMSANTFSDLMYHTMASDYLEAALFFGAGIMIMLLWLTNLLIAVITSSFQVIREESKSSAFTVDNEPSVPSRADERLRQSSPLQRIYDKTTAFWVLIITFALLCQSLRSSKMSHSREEFIHIAEVTATVLLDLEILIRFAAGWRGFLRSWRNIFDLFLAVATTIILIPPIPSTRAYSWLTVFQIVRVYRIVLAIPVTRKLILLVLGNAAGIANLMLFVFLMTFLVAIFAAQLFRGQIPQYDDGGELNRISFFTIYNSFLGMYQILSSENWTDILYSVTSHTKRFNTAWVGAMFLIGWFILSFFILINMFIAVIQENFDVSEDEKRLEQVKAFLQRKELGHNPSNLSLSTIFSLGKSRRRRDPLDYGPAMMEMLLKDAVVRDFLDDEGSDELHENGPVMPQRSTTTLFGTDVQPSVIAKFWKRFLNKVKHKEPNPFYSNIRFDGANETLDPRQMARQAVSATSARRKAQREYLSRHPRYNTSLYIFKPKHPLRRLCQKLVGPARGFERFDGVQPNKIAWYIFSALVYAIVVAMVILACVTTPLYQKEYREKHPLSTWNWYVWTDLAFTSVFTIEAAIKVIADGLFWTPNAYMRSSWGMIDGIVLVTLWINVITLLINDGAISRAVGAFKALRALRLLNVSDSARDTFHSLIIVGWWKLIGAALISISLLIPFAIYGLNLFSGLMVACSDSSAGDSLNACFGEYNSTPFDNNWPMLAPRVASNPYFNFDDFGSSLFTLFQIVSQEGWTDVSFAAQAIVGRGMQPQDLVAQGNALFFVVFNLLATVFVLTLFISVFMRNYTEQTGVAFLTAEQRSWLELRKLLRQISPSKSSYSESEKSWKKWCHKRAIEKRGKWYQAITIVLVFHTLLLMTEFSSEPFWWTKTREVMFLIFILTYLSNIAIRITGLGWTRFRKSSWDLYSLLAVSGAFVATMVLMIADARADASVQLHKFFLVAIVLLLIPRNDALDQLFKTAAASLTTIGNLLATWLVCFLVFAIAMTQAFSLTRFGDNETSDINFRSVPKALILLFRMSLGEGWNQIMEDYAEIRPPLCVEERKFFDSDCGSKAWARFLFVAWNIISMYIFVNLFVSLIYESFSYVYQRSSGMAVVDRDEIRRFKEAWRSVDPAGTGFISKELFPRLLGELSGVFQMRIYQPEDSIGQILEDVRDDSKSTRHMSIATTNFYNDIDINKLNQRLAKLDVEKVRERRRRYKIFFGEVLVSADPDRGIAFTDVLLILAHYNIINDSKSLKLEEFLRRRARLQRVDEEIRRKVVQGFFDTLYWSRKFKKHMEKKHASRMSAIPQLTIPHILVDEPSGGFMKDQGKDAASEDQPRWTQLSVGEGTGHYTETGQTDLSLHDTTYQHPLTYPRSSQTSAPRQGSTSGFSFELYEPEVHNQEASHTNNRGSAVSPTEAQDMLDDSVWMESIRRSATLRRPDRGSYRFGDLG